Proteins from a genomic interval of Zonotrichia leucophrys gambelii isolate GWCS_2022_RI chromosome 5, RI_Zleu_2.0, whole genome shotgun sequence:
- the EIF4G2 gene encoding eukaryotic translation initiation factor 4 gamma 2, producing MLGNIKFIGELGKLDLIHESILHKCIKTLLEKKKRVQLKDMGEDLECLCQIMRTVGPRLDHAKAKSLMDQYFARMRSLMSSKELPARIRFLLQDTVELREHNWVPRKAFLDNGPKTINQIRQDAVKDLGVFIPAPMSQGMRSDFFLEGPFMPPRMKLDRDPLGGLADMFGQMPGSGIGTGPGVIQDRFSPTMGRHRSNQLFNGHGGHLMPSAQSQFGDLGKSFLKSQGQSQLYHTQNQGLLSQQQGQSKDMPPRFSKKGQLNADEISLRPAQSFLMNKNQVPKLQPQITMIPPSAQPPRTQTPPLGQPPQLGLKTNPPLIQEKPAKTTKKPPPSKEELLKQTEAVVTEYLNNGNANDAVNTVREMRAPKHFIPEMLSKVILQSLDRSDEDKEKASTLISLLKQEGIATSDNFMQAFLNVLDQCPKLEVDIPLVKSYLAQFAARAIISDLVSISELAQPLESGTHFPLFLLCLQQLAKLQDREWLTELFQQSKVNMQKMLPEIDQNKDRMLEILEGKGLSFLFPLLKLEKELLKQIKSDPSPQAIYKWIKDNISPKLHVDKGFVNILMTSFLQYISSEVNPPSDESDSSSAPSKEQLEQEKQLLLSFKPVMQKFLHDHVDLQVSALYALQVHCYNNNFPKGMLLRFFVHFYDMEIIEEEAFLAWKEDITQEFPGKGKALFQVNQWLTWLETAEEEESEEEAD from the exons ATGCTGGGGAACATCAAATTCATTGGAGAACTTGGCAAGCTTGATCTTATTCATGAATCTATCCTTCATAAGTGCATCAAAACA cttttggaaaagaagaagagagtTCAACTCAAAGATATGGGGGAGGATTTGGAGTGCCTCTGTCAGATAATGAGGACAGTGGGACCTAGATTAGATCATGCGAAAGCCAAG TCCTTAATGGATCAGTACTTTGCCCGTATGCGCTCCTTGATGTCAAGTAAGGAATTGCCAGCAAGGATTCGTTTCCTGCTGCAG GATACTGTGGAGTTGAGAGAACACAACTGGGTTCCTCGCAAAGCTTTTCTTGACAATGGACCAAAGACTATCAATCAAATCCGTCAAGATGCAGTAAAA GATCTGGGAGTTTTTATTCCTGCTCCTATGTCTCAAGGGATGCGAAGCGACTTCTTTCTGGAGGGACCCTTCATGCCACCCAGGATGAAACTTGACAGGGACCCACTCGGAGGGCTTGCTGATATGTTTGGACAAATGCCAG GTAGCGGAATTGGTACTGGTCCAGGAGTTATTCAGGATAGATTCTCACCCACCATGGGACGCCATCGTTCAAACCAACTCTTCAATGGCCATGGGGGTCACCTCATGCCTTCTGCTCAATCCCAGTTTGGAGACCTAGGCAAATCTTTTCTGAAAAGTCAG GGGCAAAGCCAACTCTACCATACCCAGAATCAGGGACTCTTATCCCAGCAACAAGGACAGTCGAAGGATATGCCACCTCGGTTTTCTAAGAAAGGACAGCTTAATGCAGATGAG ATTAGCCTGAGACCTGCTCAGTCTTTCCTGATGAATAAAAACCAAGTGCCAAAGCTTCAGCCCCAGATAACTATGATTCCTCCCAGTGCTCAACCACCACGCACTCAGACACCGCCTTTGGGACAG CCGCCTCAACTTGGTCTTAAAACAAATCCACCACTTATACAAGAGAAGCCTGCAAAGACCACCAAGAAACCACCTCCTTCTAAGGAAGAGCTACTTAAACAAACT gaGGCTGTTGTGACTGAGTATCTGAACAATGGAAATGCTAATGATGCTGTCAACACTGTGAGAGAAATGAGAGCTCCGAAACACTTCattcctgagatgctgagcaaAGTAATCCTTCAATCCCTAGATAGATCAGATGAGGACAAAGAGAAAGCAAGTACTTTGATCAGCTTGCTCAAGCAGGAGGGAATAGCCACCAGTGACAACTTCATGCAG GCATTCCTGAATGTATTGGACCAGTGCCCCAAACTGGAGGTGGACATCCCATTGGTGAAATCCTACTTAGCACAGTTTGCAGCCCGTGCCATTATTTCAGACCTGGTGAGCATTTCCGAGCTGGCTCAACCACTGGAAAGTGGCACCCACTTCCCTCTCTTCCTGCTCTGTCTTCAGCAGTTAGCTAAGTTACAAGACCGTGAATGGCTAACAGAACTGTTCCAACAAAGCAAAGTGAATATGCAGAAAATGTTACCAG AAATTGACCAGAACAAGGACCGCATGCTGGAGATCTTGGAAGGGAAGGGGCTTAGCTTCTTGTTCCCGCTTCTGAAACTGGAGAAGGAACTGCTAAAGCAAATAAAATCGGATCCATCCCCTCAAGCCATCTATAAGTGGATTAAAGATAACATTTCACCCAAGCTTCATGTAGATAAGGGATTTGTGAATATATTGATGACCAG TTTCTTGCAGTATATTTCTAGTGAAGTAAACCCACCTAGTGACGAATCGGATTCTTCATCTGCTCCATCAAAAGAGCAGCTCGAgcaggaaaaacagctgctTCTTTCCTTCAAGCCGGTGATGCAGAAGTTCCTCCATGACCATGTTGATCTGCAAGTGAGTGCTCTATATGCACTCCAGGTGCACTGCTACAACAACAATTTTCCAAAAG GCATGTTACTGCGCTTCTTTGTTCATTTCTATGACATGGAGATCATTGAAGAAGAAGCCTTCTTGGCATGGAAAGAAGACATTACTCAagagtttccagggaaaggcaaagCTTTATTCCAG GTAAACCAGTGGTTAACCTGGCTGGAAACTGCTGAAGAAGAAGAATCTGAAGAAGAAGCTGACTAA